Proteins from one Bacteroides zhangwenhongii genomic window:
- a CDS encoding shikimate dehydrogenase family protein, producing the protein MEKYGLIGYPLRHSFSIGYFNEKFKSEGIDAEYVNFEIPSINNFMEVIEENPNLCGLNVTIPYKEQVIPFLDELDRDTAKIGAVNVIKIIRQPKGKVKLVGYNSDIIGFTQSIQPLLQPHHKKALILGTGGASKAVYHGLKNLGIESVFVSRTHKADNMLTYEELTPEIMAEHTIIVNTTPVGMFPKVDFCPNIPYNLVTPNHLLYDLLYNPNVTLFMKKGEAQGAVVKNGLEMLLLQAFAAWEIWHK; encoded by the coding sequence ATGGAAAAATATGGTTTAATCGGTTATCCTCTGAGACATTCATTTTCTATCGGATACTTTAATGAGAAATTCAAATCCGAGGGTATCGATGCAGAGTATGTGAATTTCGAGATTCCCAGTATCAATAACTTCATGGAAGTCATCGAAGAGAACCCTAATTTATGCGGACTCAATGTCACCATTCCTTACAAGGAGCAAGTAATTCCTTTCCTGGATGAACTCGATCGTGACACGGCAAAGATAGGCGCAGTAAACGTGATTAAAATCATCCGCCAACCAAAAGGTAAGGTAAAATTAGTAGGTTATAACTCTGACATTATCGGATTTACCCAATCCATACAGCCTTTATTGCAACCCCATCACAAGAAAGCCTTGATTCTAGGTACCGGCGGGGCCTCCAAAGCTGTCTATCACGGACTTAAAAATTTGGGAATCGAAAGTGTATTCGTTTCACGCACTCATAAAGCGGACAATATGCTGACTTACGAAGAACTAACCCCCGAAATCATGGCGGAACATACGATTATCGTCAACACTACTCCCGTAGGTATGTTTCCTAAAGTCGATTTCTGCCCGAATATCCCATACAATCTAGTAACTCCAAACCATTTGCTCTACGATTTGTTATATAATCCGAATGTTACCCTTTTTATGAAAAAGGGGGAAGCACAAGGAGCCGTCGTCAAAAACGGTCTGGAAATGTTGCTTCTTCAAGCATTCGCCGCTTGGGAAATCTGGCATAAGTAA
- a CDS encoding phosphoribosylaminoimidazolesuccinocarboxamide synthase: MKALTKTDFNFPGQKSVYHGKVRDVYNINGEKLVMVATDRISAFDVVLPEGIPYKGQMLNQIAAKFLDATTDICPNWKLATPDPMVTVGVLCEGFPVEMIVRGYLCGSAWRAYKSGVREICGVKLPDGMRENEKFPEPIITPTTKAEMGLHDEDISKEEILKQGLATPEEYEVLEKYTLALFKRGTEIAAERGLILVDTKYEFGKHNGTIYLMDEIHTPDSSRYFYSEGYQERFEKGEPQKQLSKEFVREWLMENGFQGKEGQKVPEMTPAIVQSISDRYIELFENITGEKFVKEDTSNIAERIEKNVMNFLTE; encoded by the coding sequence ATGAAAGCATTAACAAAAACAGATTTCAACTTTCCGGGACAGAAAAGCGTGTACCACGGAAAAGTGCGCGATGTGTACAACATCAACGGCGAAAAACTCGTCATGGTAGCAACCGACCGTATTTCGGCCTTTGACGTAGTACTGCCCGAAGGTATCCCTTACAAAGGACAAATGCTGAACCAGATTGCAGCTAAATTCCTTGACGCCACTACTGACATTTGCCCGAACTGGAAACTGGCTACTCCGGACCCGATGGTAACGGTAGGTGTATTGTGCGAAGGCTTCCCGGTAGAAATGATTGTACGCGGCTATCTGTGCGGCAGCGCATGGCGTGCTTACAAAAGCGGCGTACGCGAAATTTGCGGTGTGAAGTTACCGGACGGAATGCGTGAAAACGAGAAATTTCCGGAACCAATCATCACTCCGACTACAAAAGCCGAAATGGGATTGCACGACGAAGACATCTCCAAAGAAGAAATCCTGAAACAAGGACTGGCTACTCCGGAAGAATATGAGGTTCTCGAAAAATACACATTAGCTCTCTTCAAACGCGGTACTGAAATCGCAGCAGAGCGCGGACTGATTCTCGTAGATACAAAATACGAATTCGGTAAGCATAACGGTACCATCTATCTGATGGACGAAATCCACACACCGGACTCAAGCCGTTATTTCTACTCTGAAGGTTATCAGGAACGCTTCGAAAAAGGCGAACCGCAGAAACAGCTTTCTAAAGAATTCGTCCGCGAATGGTTGATGGAGAACGGTTTCCAGGGTAAAGAAGGTCAGAAAGTGCCCGAAATGACTCCGGCTATCGTACAGAGCATCAGCGACCGTTATATCGAATTGTTCGAAAACATCACCGGTGAGAAATTTGTAAAAGAAGATACCAGCAATATTGCTGAACGTATCGAAAAGAACGTTATGAATTTCTTGACTGAATAA
- the ubiE gene encoding bifunctional demethylmenaquinone methyltransferase/2-methoxy-6-polyprenyl-1,4-benzoquinol methylase UbiE, which produces MDYPQQHIKPYDKEGKKTEQVERMFDNIAHAYDKLNHTLSLGIDRSWRRKAIAWLRPFHPQRMMDVATGTGDFAILACRELQPAELIGTDISEGMMNVGREKVKKEGLSDKISFAREDCTSLSFADNGFDAITVAFGIRNFEDLDKGLSEMCRVLKPGGHLVILELTTPERFPMKQLFSIYSKIVIPLLGKLLSKDNSAYRYLPDTIKVFPQGEIMKGVLSKAGFGEVSFKRLTFGICTLYTATK; this is translated from the coding sequence ATGGATTACCCGCAACAACATATCAAACCTTACGACAAGGAAGGAAAGAAAACCGAGCAGGTGGAACGTATGTTCGACAACATTGCGCATGCCTACGATAAGTTGAATCACACCTTATCCTTAGGGATAGACCGCAGTTGGAGACGTAAAGCCATAGCCTGGCTTCGCCCTTTCCATCCGCAACGTATGATGGATGTAGCTACCGGCACAGGAGATTTTGCCATCCTTGCCTGCCGCGAGCTGCAACCCGCTGAGTTAATCGGCACGGATATATCGGAAGGTATGATGAATGTGGGACGTGAAAAAGTAAAGAAGGAAGGACTCTCGGACAAAATATCTTTTGCCCGGGAGGACTGTACTTCACTCTCTTTTGCCGACAATGGCTTTGACGCTATTACCGTAGCTTTTGGTATCCGCAACTTCGAAGACCTCGACAAAGGTCTCTCCGAGATGTGCCGTGTACTGAAACCGGGAGGTCATCTTGTGATTCTGGAGCTAACCACTCCGGAGCGCTTTCCGATGAAGCAACTATTCTCCATCTACTCAAAAATCGTCATTCCGTTACTGGGCAAACTTCTCTCCAAAGACAACAGCGCTTACCGTTATTTGCCGGACACCATCAAAGTATTTCCGCAAGGGGAAATAATGAAAGGAGTTCTTTCAAAAGCCGGATTCGGCGAAGTGAGTTTCAAGCGGCTGACCTTTGGTATCTGCACTCTTTATACTGCGACAAAATAG
- a CDS encoding alpha/beta hydrolase — protein MRRKVVYSIIVVMLILTGCTIGGSFYMLNLSLTPDGKILYKDADSYPFMYRNYPFLRSWVDSLRQVNALKDTFIVNPHGIQLHAYYVAAPRPTNKTAVIVHGYTDNAIRMFMIGYLYNRDLGFNILLPDLQHQGESEGRAIQMGWKDRMDVLQWMNITNAIFGDSTQMVVHGISMGGATTMMVSGEEQQPFVKCFVEDCGYTSVWDEFSHELKSSFSLPPFPLMYTTSWLCEKKYGWNFKEASSLKQVAKCKLPMLFIHGDKDTYVPTWMVYPLYEAKPEPKELWIVPGAAHALSYKENKQEYTDKVRKFVGQYIH, from the coding sequence ATGAGGAGAAAAGTTGTCTATAGCATTATCGTTGTCATGTTGATATTGACCGGTTGTACCATTGGAGGAAGTTTCTATATGTTGAATTTATCTCTGACGCCGGATGGCAAGATATTGTATAAAGACGCTGATTCTTATCCTTTTATGTACAGAAACTATCCTTTTCTGCGTTCGTGGGTAGATAGTCTGCGACAAGTAAATGCCCTGAAAGACACTTTTATCGTCAACCCGCACGGCATACAGCTTCATGCTTACTATGTGGCTGCTCCCAGACCCACAAACAAAACCGCAGTTATTGTACACGGATATACGGATAATGCCATCCGTATGTTTATGATCGGTTACCTCTACAATCGGGATTTAGGCTTCAACATTTTGCTTCCCGACCTTCAGCACCAAGGCGAAAGTGAAGGTCGGGCCATTCAGATGGGATGGAAAGACCGTATGGATGTATTGCAATGGATGAACATCACCAATGCTATCTTTGGAGACAGCACGCAGATGGTAGTGCACGGTATTTCGATGGGAGGCGCAACCACAATGATGGTATCCGGTGAGGAGCAGCAGCCTTTCGTCAAGTGCTTTGTGGAAGATTGCGGTTATACCAGTGTATGGGATGAATTTTCCCATGAGCTGAAAAGTTCTTTCAGTCTCCCTCCTTTCCCTTTGATGTATACCACCAGTTGGCTATGCGAAAAGAAGTACGGATGGAATTTCAAAGAGGCCTCTTCGCTGAAACAAGTAGCAAAATGCAAACTGCCGATGTTGTTTATCCACGGCGACAAAGATACATACGTTCCGACTTGGATGGTTTATCCGCTTTACGAAGCAAAACCGGAACCTAAAGAACTTTGGATAGTACCGGGTGCGGCTCACGCCCTTTCATACAAAGAGAATAAACAGGAATACACAGATAAAGTCCGTAAGTTTGTCGGGCAATATATTCATTAA